A portion of the Haliaeetus albicilla chromosome 5, bHalAlb1.1, whole genome shotgun sequence genome contains these proteins:
- the LOC138685341 gene encoding electroneutral sodium bicarbonate exchanger 1-like codes for MLGVCSVMGLPWFVAATVLSITHVNSLKVESDCSAPGEQPKFLGIREQRVTGLLIFVLMGCSVFFTSVLKFIPMPVLYGVFLYMGVSSLRGIQFFDRLKLFWMPAKHQPDFIYLRHVPLRKVHLFTVIQLTCLVLLWTIKVSRAAIIFPMMVLALVFVRKAMDFCFSKRELSFLDDLMPERKKKLDDARNEAGEEEEESRRAMEAAAAASSVQLNVGKTSDVDIPKQGSDRTDPSEIIILDEMSQTTVRKALTLKTETL; via the exons atgctcggggtgtgctctgtgatggggctgccctggtttgtggctgcgaccgtcctgtccatcacccacgtgaatagcctcaaagtagagtctgactgctcagctccaggagaacaacccaagtttctggggatacgagagcagagagtcactggcttgctgatctttgtgctcatgggctgctccgtcttcttcacttccgtgttaaag tttataccaatgcctgtgctttatggcgtctttctctacatgggtgtgtcgtcgctcagaggaattcag ttctttgatcgcttgaagctgttttggatgccggcgaaacaccagccggatttcatctacctgcggcacgtgcccttgcgaaaggtgcatttgttcacggtgatccagctgacctgcctcgtcctgctctggaccatcaaggtgtcccgtgccgccatcatctttcccatgatg gttttggctctcgtctttgtccggaaagcgatggatttctgcttctcaaagcgagagctcagctttctggatgaccttatgccagaaaggaagaagaagttggacgatgccagaaatgaagctggagaagaagaagag gagtccaggagggcgatggaagctgctgctgctgcaagttcagttcagctgaacgtggggaagacgagcgacgtggatatcccaaagcaaggcagtgacag gactgatccttctgagattattatcctggatgaaatgtcacaaacgaccgtacggaaggctctcactttgaagacagaaaccctttga